The following is a genomic window from Chryseobacterium sp. StRB126.
TGGGAACTGGTAAGTTGTCTATCCTAATTAAGTTGAAATCTTGTTTTAAAATACATACACTATGAAAAAAATACGCGTTCAGTTTCTGCTTTTTGTGTACGATAAAACTCAAAAACTCTACAGAAAATACTTTAAAAAGAAAAAAAGACAATGGCAGTTTAATGAAAAACAATTGCTGAAGTTCAAAGAAGATTCATTGGGAAGAAAATTAGGTGAATTTTACCATAAACACGGGTTTTCAATGATTCCCAAGATGGAAAACCACGATGTTCACCATCTGATCACCGATTGTGGAACCAATTTCGAGGATGAAATTGCCATGCAATACCTTTTGCTGGGTAACGGAAAGCTCAATGCTCATCTGTTAGCAGCTATTGTACTGGGAAGCCTTATTCTTCCGGAATATATGAAAATCTACCTTAAGGCATACCGGAAAGGACAGAATATGAGGGCCTTTCATGAATGGGATTTCGAAGGCTTGCTATGGCAAAATTTTGAGCATCTGAAAGACTTTATCCAACAGAAAGATACCGTTGTTCTACATTAAAACTATTATTGGTGAATATTCCTATTGCAGCAATATATCTTTTGATCATTATCAATTTTTCTCAACTCAATTTTTAAACTTTATATCTTATGAAAACACATCACTATATATTTCTCACAACAGCCCTGTTTGTAATCTTGTTCTACGATCAGGATATGGGGCTGAATTTTGGAATCCTTGGAATTCTATATGCCATTCTAAATTTTTTCAAAACACCAGAAAAAAACAAAACCAGAACTTTTTATATTCTCACAGCTACAAGTATGCTTTCAGGGATTGCGTTTGCGTGGTATGGAGACTTTCCTTCATTTTTGGCCGTGGCAAGTTCTCTTCTTTTGCTGGGCTATAAATCAAGGAATAGAAAAATGAAAATCCTCTTTCTGATTCCGGTATTTATTACGAAC
Proteins encoded in this region:
- a CDS encoding Coq4 family protein, which produces MKKIRVQFLLFVYDKTQKLYRKYFKKKKRQWQFNEKQLLKFKEDSLGRKLGEFYHKHGFSMIPKMENHDVHHLITDCGTNFEDEIAMQYLLLGNGKLNAHLLAAIVLGSLILPEYMKIYLKAYRKGQNMRAFHEWDFEGLLWQNFEHLKDFIQQKDTVVLH